The region AGGGGAGTTCAGTTGATCAGAATTCTTATAGCAGACGACCACGCAATTGTACGCGAGGGCTTAAAGCAGATTGTGGCCGAAGAAAACGATATGAAGGTGCTTGGCGAGGCTTCAAATGCCAATGAGATGTTCGATCTTCTGAAAAAGAGTAAGTGGACGATTGTTGTCCTGGACATCAATATGCCGGGCAAAAGCGGTCTTGAGGCCTTAAAGGAACTAAAGGTGCTCTATCCCGCGCTTCCTGTTTTAATATTGAGCATGTATACCGAGGAGCAGTACGGCCTGAGGGCAATCAAGGCCGGGGCCGCGGGCTACCTCAAGAAAGTAAGCGCCCCGGATGAACTGGTAAAGGCGATAAGAAAAATCGTCTCTGGCGGAAGGTATATAAGCGAGCCTCTGGCGGAAAAGCTTGCCTCCATATTCGAATCAAAGAACAGGGCACTTCCGCACGAAACGCTTTCAGACAGGGAATACCAGATAATGTGCCGCATAGCCTCGGGGAAATCGGCCGAGGAGATAGCAGAAGAGATCTCAATCAGCATCAACACGGTTTACTCATACCGCAACCGCATACTGGAGAAGATGAACATGAAGTCAAACGTGGAGCTCACGCAGTACGTCATCCACAATAAACTCATCGAACTGGAATAGCCGCGACCTTTTAGGTCCATGGTGTATACACAAGTTGGCACCTGCTTTATTCCATACTCAGGAATTCAGAAAACCCGTGAAATTAAGAGCATTTAGAAAGACACAGTTACTAAGCCCCGGAGGGGTGTTTTGTTTGTAGCCGGGGGTGACCAAATTCACCGAAGGTGAATGCGGGAACCCCCGGGGGAAATGATCCCAAACCCCACCCCCGGAGCCGCGGCAGCCGCGACATATTCCCGTTCCATGATGGATAAATTTCATGAAATTGGGTTATCATTTGTGGTTAGGCGGGATTTCCCCAATAGATTCAACCATTTTCCATACATGTCGCCCCTCCCGGGGCTCTTTTTTGTGTGGGGGGAATACGTTTCCCGGGGGTTCCCTCACCCCTCCGGGGTTTTGTCACCCCCGGCTACAGACAAAGCGCCCGCCCGAGGCGGGCTTAGTGATTGCGTTATTCCAGATGCTCACATTTCATATACGGGGGGATTGCTTTATGCTCTAAAATGTGTATACACCGTAGGCCTTAAAGGTCGTGGTTAGTCATAGAAAAATCCCTCCCAAAATCCCTGTAACAAAATCTATTACAAAACTTTCATATATTCTGTTATTTTTCAGTCGACCCCGGAGTCGTATTTTAGCACTGTTAATATTCCATTTCCAGATGATAGACTTGTACGGGGGAGCCTTGGGGGAGATGGCTATCCTCGTACAAGTTTTTTTATTTTCTGCATTTACCGCGCCCAAAGATCACTTCAAAACAATTAACACGCTGCGCATTTCTGCCCTTTCATTTTCATGCTTTATTTTTGTATCTTGTCTTGCATTTTTAGAAAAATATTATGAGCATTATGAACGGGAAAAAACTTGCGGTTGTTGCCGTAAGCGGAGGAATGGACAGCCTGGTTACTGCCGCTATTGCAATGAGGGACTATGAAGTGGCCTTTGCACATTTCAATTACGGACAGAGAACAGAAAAACGTGAACTGAAGGCTTTTTTGGACATTGCGGATTACTACCAGGTAAAACACAGGCTTATTATTGACTATACTCACCTGGCTAAAATTGGCGGATCATCCCTTACAGATAAAACGATTGATATAGAAAAAGCGGACCTCACCAGAACCGATGTGCCTATGTCTTATGTCCCTTTCAGAAACGGCAATATACTTTCAGCCTGCGCAAGCTGGGCCGAAGTCCTCGGGGCTGAGGCTATTTTTATAGGCGCAGTATATGAGGATTCCTCGGGATATCCCGACTGCCGCCCGGAGTTTTTTGCCGCTTTTGAAAAGATGCTGGATCTGGGTACTAAACCCTCAACCAGAATTAAAATTGAAACACCGATAATCCATTTTTCTAAAGCAGAAATTGTAAAAAAGGGTATTGAACTAAATGCCCCCTTGAACCTTTCATGGTCGTGCTACCAGAACGAGGACGAGGCCTGCGGAGTGTGCGACAGCTGCGCCCTCAGGCTCAGGGGATTTAAGATAGCCGGATGTGAAGACCCGATCCGCTATAAGATAAGACCGGCATATTAAAAACTATTTGAATCAGTTTGGAATTTTATTAAGGAGATATAAATGGAAGAAAGAGTAAAGATCCTGGAAGTGTTTAAGAACCAGTACCCCAACAGGGATTACACTATTATACACGAGGCAACCGAATTTACATCGCTCTGCCCCAAGACAGGACAGCCTGACTTTGCAACAATTACAATTGAATATATACCGGAAGAACTCTGCGTCGAGCTTAAAAGCTTAAAACTCTATCTGCAGTCCTACAGGAACGAAGGGATATTTTATGAAAGCGTAACAAATAAAATTCTTGACGACCTGGTTGAGGCTACAAAGCCGCGCTACATGCATATAACCGCGGCCTTTAAGGTGCGCGGCGGAATCTCTTCTGTAATTGAAGCAGATTATGAGAGCGACGACTATAAGGAAAGCTACTGGGGGGAAAACTAATTGTAAGAGGATCCATAGGGAAGTAAAAGGAAAATTTTTGTCAGGAGCAGGGATGCCCTCTTTTTTCTGCAAAGGCGCCATTATGAAAGTGCACGCACTTAAGAGCCATCCTTTAGTAACAGTATCAGTGTCAGTTATCTTAATTGTTAAATAAATCTGTCCTCATGCCGGAAGATCCCGGATGGGGAAAACTCTCATTAAACAAAATCTTAAACTGGAGAAGTTATGGCAAAAAAGATAGTCAAAAGATCCTGGGCTGAGAACTTTAGAATCAAAGTGGTTGAACCGATTAAAATGACCACAAGAGAGTACAGGGAAAAAGCCGCAAAAGAGGCCGGATATAACACTTTCCTGCTCAAATCAGACGATGTGTATATCGATCTGCTCACAGATAGCGGTACAAACGCTATGAGTGACTATCAGTGGGCCGGCATGATGATTGGCGATGAGGCCTATGCCGGAAGCAAAAATTTTTATTACCTGTGGGATAACGTAAAAAAATATTACGGACTTCCTTATTTTGTCCCTACTCACCAGGGAAGAGCCGCCGAACATATAGTATCAAAGATACTCATTAAACCCGGTGATTATGTCGCCGGTAATATGTACTTTACTACTACACGCCTTCACCAGGAACTGGCCGGCGCTACTTTTGTTGACGTTATTATTGATGAAGCACACAACCCGGCAAGCGAACATCCCTTCAAGGGCAATGTAGACCTTAACAAGCTGGATAAACTGGTTAAGGAAGTAGGCGCAAAAAAAATTCCTTATCTCAGCATTGCAGGACCTGTAAACATGGCGGGCGGACAGCCTATCTCCATGGCTAATATTGTTGAGGTTGAAAAGTACTGCCAGAAGCACGGCATTAAAATGTGGATGGATGCTACACGTGCAGTTGAAAACGCCTATTTTATCAAATTGCGCGAAAAAGGCTATAAGGATAAGACCATAGCACAGATCTTAAAGGAAATGGTCTCTCACTTTGAGGGCATCTGGGTCAGCGCAAAGAAAGACCTTATGGTTAATATCGGCGGCATTCTTGCTACAAGAAATAAGAAGGTTTTTGAGGAAGCAAGGAACCTGGTGGTGGTATATGAGGGTTTACATACTTACGGAGGTCTTGCAGGGCGCGACATGGAAGCCATGGCCCGCGGAATTGAGGAAATGGTTAACTTCGATACAATCAGGGCAAGAATCGGACAGGTTGAGTATTTTGGAAACAGGCTCATGGAATACAAAGTGCCTATAGTTCACCCAATAGGCGGGCATGCAGTCTTCCTTGACGCAAAGAAATTCTTGCCCCATCTGAAGCAGACCGATTTCCCGGCTCAGACGCTCTGTAATGAAATATATATCGATTCTGGTGTCCGCGCAATGGAAAGAGGCATCGTTTCGGCAGGAAGAAACAAGGTTACAGGAGAACATAACCTGCCTAAACTTGAACTCGTACGCCTTACGCTGCCCAGAAGAGTTTATACACAGGCTCACATAGACGTGGCAACCGAGTCGATTGTTGAGGTTTATGAAAACAGAAAATCCATTAAAGGCCTTAAGATGGTTTATGAACCTAAGTATTTAAGGTTCTTCCAGGCCAGGTTCGACAAACTTAAATGATTAATGCTTTTAGAGGGGCAGGCGGGCTGCCTGCCCCTTTTTTAAGCTGAATGAAAAATAAAGAATTTAATATGATCAATCCGGCAGAAATAAAACAGGAATTCATTAAAAGCAGGGATAAGCTTTTCCGCAACCCCCAGCTTCAGAAAGATGCCTTCAGGTTCTGCGTGGCGTACAGCCTCCTGGTCGAAGAGCACATCTTCATGATTGCCGGGCAGGAAAAGTCTGACTTTGCCCTCGCCTCTGCCGGAAGCTTCAGCCGCAGGGAACTCTCACCGTATTCCGATATAGACATAATGTTCATTGCCGAAAAGATTGAGGACAATGAGAATCAGATCAGGGACTTTGTTAGGCTGCTCTGGGACTGCGGAATTGAGGTCTCACACACAACGCGCGATTTCTATGATATTGAAAAATTCCTGAACAAGGACCTGCACACTTTTACACAGTTCTTTGAAACGCGTTTCCTTCTGGGTAATGAAAAAGTTTATCAGAAGTGGAACGGGCAGATATTCTCTTCCATAGAATCTCAGGATATGCCGGAGATCCTTTTTGAATTTTTCAGGGACATTGAATCACGGTATAGCAAATACGGGAAATCCGCAAAAACTCTGGAGCCCAACCTTAAAATGTCTGCCGGTGCCTTAAGGGACCTGCACGCGGTAGAATGGATGTATTCGCTGAAAAACAGGGTGCTTCTTACAGAGCAGTCGGAAATTACACAGGCCGAGAGCTTCATACACCGCCTGAGGGAAGAGAAGATTACTTCGGCAAACGAGTGCAAGAGCGTGCTGGAAAGCTACCGCTTCATTCTGAACGTCCGCAATATGCTTCACCTGATCAGCAAAACCAGAAACGACCGCCTCGAATTCAGGGCACAGACAAAAATTGCGAAGATTCTGAATTACAAAGGGGATTCATCCGTACAGAACTTCATGCGTAACTATTTCCAGGCGGCAAATACTGTAAACCGTTTTTCGAAAACTATGATCAGGCGCTACGAGGAGGAAATTGCATATCCTCTGTCAAACTTCCTTGCCGTAGAACTTGATGAGGATTTTACGCTGAAGGGCTCCACGCTTTCAATTAAGGACAGCCGCAGCCTTTCTCATTCTGACATTTTAAGGGCTTTTTATTACAGGGGGCTTTACAGCGCAAGGTTTGACGAGAGCCTGCGCTCTTTGGTAATTCAGAGCATAGAGCACATAGGGCAGACTGAAAACAGTTCGGGCAGCGAAGCGCGCTCTTCTGTATTC is a window of Ignavibacteria bacterium DNA encoding:
- the queF gene encoding NADPH-dependent 7-cyano-7-deazaguanine reductase QueF, with protein sequence MEERVKILEVFKNQYPNRDYTIIHEATEFTSLCPKTGQPDFATITIEYIPEELCVELKSLKLYLQSYRNEGIFYESVTNKILDDLVEATKPRYMHITAAFKVRGGISSVIEADYESDDYKESYWGEN
- a CDS encoding tyrosine phenol-lyase, with the translated sequence MAKKIVKRSWAENFRIKVVEPIKMTTREYREKAAKEAGYNTFLLKSDDVYIDLLTDSGTNAMSDYQWAGMMIGDEAYAGSKNFYYLWDNVKKYYGLPYFVPTHQGRAAEHIVSKILIKPGDYVAGNMYFTTTRLHQELAGATFVDVIIDEAHNPASEHPFKGNVDLNKLDKLVKEVGAKKIPYLSIAGPVNMAGGQPISMANIVEVEKYCQKHGIKMWMDATRAVENAYFIKLREKGYKDKTIAQILKEMVSHFEGIWVSAKKDLMVNIGGILATRNKKVFEEARNLVVVYEGLHTYGGLAGRDMEAMARGIEEMVNFDTIRARIGQVEYFGNRLMEYKVPIVHPIGGHAVFLDAKKFLPHLKQTDFPAQTLCNEIYIDSGVRAMERGIVSAGRNKVTGEHNLPKLELVRLTLPRRVYTQAHIDVATESIVEVYENRKSIKGLKMVYEPKYLRFFQARFDKLK
- a CDS encoding response regulator transcription factor, with product MIRILIADDHAIVREGLKQIVAEENDMKVLGEASNANEMFDLLKKSKWTIVVLDINMPGKSGLEALKELKVLYPALPVLILSMYTEEQYGLRAIKAGAAGYLKKVSAPDELVKAIRKIVSGGRYISEPLAEKLASIFESKNRALPHETLSDREYQIMCRIASGKSAEEIAEEISISINTVYSYRNRILEKMNMKSNVELTQYVIHNKLIELE
- the queC gene encoding 7-cyano-7-deazaguanine synthase QueC encodes the protein MNGKKLAVVAVSGGMDSLVTAAIAMRDYEVAFAHFNYGQRTEKRELKAFLDIADYYQVKHRLIIDYTHLAKIGGSSLTDKTIDIEKADLTRTDVPMSYVPFRNGNILSACASWAEVLGAEAIFIGAVYEDSSGYPDCRPEFFAAFEKMLDLGTKPSTRIKIETPIIHFSKAEIVKKGIELNAPLNLSWSCYQNEDEACGVCDSCALRLRGFKIAGCEDPIRYKIRPAY